In the Mesoplodon densirostris isolate mMesDen1 chromosome 11, mMesDen1 primary haplotype, whole genome shotgun sequence genome, GACAGAACTTGGATCTCCCTTCCCGTCAGCCCCCAATAACAGGACCAAATTATCCAGCTGCCCCTTCCCCTTCGGTTCCCAAGGGAAGAGCTGTGTACtgctctccctccatcccccacaCTTGTACCCCCAGCAGTAGGCACCAGCCTCCTCCCCCAATTGACACCCCCCATCCCAAACAAGGACAATTTATtttccactccctctccagctgGACACCCACTACactgctcagtaaatacttaacTCCAGCTGAGTCCTAACCAAGGAAGGTGAGGAAAAATGTCGGGGTGGGGAGGTGACTGTGCAGGTGAACAGCATCCTTGCCTAGCATGTACCAATAGTCAGCAGACGTGGTCTGGGGGACGTGGTGGGGCACTTTGGGTAAACTGGAGTCTATTCATGGATTCACTGTCACCCAGAGCCCAGAGCGTGTACAGGCCGGCCACTGATTGGTCATTGATCTGGGTTATTGATAGAAACATTGGCCAGAATCTCTGAAGGATCATTGGGGAGGATACTGATCAGTTATTTATGGGTCATTGGACTTTGGTCAAGATCATCAACGGAAATTTGATTGGAGTCATTAATAGGGACTTGGTCAAAAGAACTGATGGGCTTCTGATCAATCATTAATGGGCCATAGGACACTGATCCATATCTTTGATGGGTCATTAGTGAGGACTTATCAGAATTGTTCACGTCACTGGTCATTATTTTGGACATTTGTCAAGGTTGCTGATGAGTCCTTGGTCAGGGTCAGTGATGCGATCACTGATCAGAGGCCACTGAGGGTCACTGGGAGTCCTGATGCAGGGGAGGTTGGCCAGATGCAAGGGCTGCCAGGGCAAGTGGGCCACTGTATTGTGGGTCAGAGCAGGAAGCTTGTTCCTGCAGACGGAATCCTGCATGAAGCAAGAGATGTGATGGCCACTGTCGACAGCCTGCCACTCATGATGTGTTGACCTGACCCCAGACTCCGGGGTCCACCTCCTGCATGTTAAAGACCCCGGACCTATGAACACACACAACCACAGGTGATCTGACCCAAACCCAGGGTCAGTGTCCCACATCACAGGATGCTTGACCACCCACTCAAGAAGGTGACCTGACTGATGCACCGGTCATCCCATCACATAGGGGACTTGACCTTCCATGCTCAGGGTCCCTGACCCCTCATGACTGACCCGAAAGTCAGCATCCCCTGCATCTCACAGGAAGCTGCAGGATCTTCATCACCTTAGCCTCCCCCACACAGCCTTCGTCCTCAGTAAGAAGGCAGCGGACAGCCTGTCTGCTCTGATGGTAGGCAGGAAGTTCAGAGAGGCCGCAGTCCTTCCCAGCCAGGCACAGGCCCCGGagcacctggagcctgtgtggcCTCTCCATAGGGGTCCTCATGTGGCTGTGGCATGTCTGTCGGCGTGGATCTCCTTATGTGGCCCCAACCTCCCGTTCAAAACTCCGGCAGCCTTGGTTCTTAAGTACCTCAGCAGCCCTGTCTCACCCTGCTTCTGCCGGGACCGGCCTCACCGCTGGCaggttccccccccccccaacttcTTCAACTCCAACCCAGTGACCTTATCCGAGCAAGGCTGACCTGGCCTCGGGTCTGGGGAAACCCTCACTGCCCTCCCGCCCAGGCCGGGTACAAGGTCTTCCTGACCCCCAGCTCTGAAGTCAGGCACACTGCCGCTTCACGTCTCCCCCGCCCCCTCACTCCAGGGGAACTGGCAACCAAGGGTGCATCAGGGGCTGGAGTTTGCACGCGAGACGCGGGGTGGGTCCACGCTGAACCGTGTCTCCGCAGGTTGGCATGGGGCAGCCGCTCTGACCGCCAGGGACAACCCCGCCGTAGGCCACGCTTTGGAGTGGAGGAAGCGCTGCTGTGCTTGGACGGCCTAGGGCCACCGGGCCTGCGGACCCGGTCACCCATCACCAGGCTCGGTGAGGGGACAGGGAAAGGGGCACCCGCTCTGGCTCAGCCCTACGCCCAGAGACCCCCTCCCCTCCTGAGCCCGGCTCCTCACTCCCCGTCCCACCGCGCGCGCAGGCCGacacgcagcaacgaagcccGAGCGGCGCGTAGCCGTGCGGGTACCTGGTGCGCCGGAGTCGTAAGCGAGAGGGCGGGTAGAGCCAGCGACTAGAGACAGCGCCGAACAAGGAGCCGCCGCCGCGGCGGGCGGAGGCGCAGGGAAGCCCCGCCTCCAACACGTGACCTCTGGCGGACCCACCACCTTCGGCGCACGCGCACGGCCGAGCGCCGGCCAGCTTCAGGCCAGTCTGCGCGAGCGCGGCGACGTTGACGCATGCGCGCTGGTGTGGTGCGAGACGGATGATCTCTGCAGCTTCCCAGGTCGCGTCCCCAGACTCCTGACACCGACCCCGGCGCCAGGGACCTGGAAGACCGGCCCGCGAGGCGCGTTCCGGGAGGGCGCCCTGAACGGGGCTCCCGGAGGAAAGGGGCCTCCCGGAGAGGGGCCCTGGAAACGTTCGCAGGCTGCCTCCGTTTGCAGGTCCATCTTGTGCACCGCTTAGAACACATTTTGTTAAGGAGGAAGCTGATGTGAACAGGCTACGGGGCGTATCCAAGGTCGTCCAGGAGTCTTCCAGAGGGTCCTCCCAGCAGCAGCTGAACAGgtgaggcggggggtgggggtgggggcggggtccTAAGACCTCCGCCTAGCAAACCTCCAGAGGGCCCTGAGAAAGGCACAGAGGTCACCGAAGCAACAGCAGGGCGTGGGCCACGAGCTCTGAGCTGCTGTCGGGTACCCGGCTGTGAAGAGAGTGGGCTCGAGGCAAGTGGAAACCTTGTTTCTCTTCCAGGGTGACTGCCGGCCGGAAGTTTCTACGTGCGAGGGGCTCGGGGGGGAAGGCGCTGCAGGCTGCGGTGCGGGTGGCACAGGATTTCCGCGGGGCTGGGGGCCAAAGCACCACGGTTGAAGCGGCCTCAGAGGGGAGGGGCTGCAAAAGGGCCGGAGGAGTCagtcttgggggtgggggtgggggtgggggtgttgaGGCCAGAGACTCACCTACCTCCTTTCAAGAAGTGGGAGTTTATTGCAAACAGATAAATATGCTCAGGAATCCGGGCGAGGCATGTGCTTGGAATGCTCCTGGTCAGCTCAGACGCTGTGGTGTAGGCGAGGGCTGGGCTGGTTAGAGCTGCAGGCACAGGACCGGGGGCAGGGTCCGGGTGGGATGCGATAGACTGAGGCTCTCAGGCTAAAGGACAGGAGGGACAAGGGTGGACGCTTGATGACACCTAAGCTGGAGTTTGAGGTTTCAGAGGTGAAGCAGTTCTGACCCCAGGTGAGCAGCTGCTGCTAGCAGACCCTGTGTAGGGCTGGTCCTTCAGATGGCAGCAAGCATCTCCAGAGTGATGGGGTATGACCCAGTAGGCCGAGGCACCTTCTGGCTCCTGACACCCTTGCTCTTTTCCAGGAGCGTTAGGCCATGCTGTTGCTGGCTCAGGCACCCAAGGCTTGGCACAGGCTCTTTCAGCTCAAGCCTCCAGCCCTCCCTAGGACCCCAGGAGGAGAGGCCCAGCATGTGAGGTGCCGGCTCCTATCAAGGCAGGGCCCTGCAGAGACGGGAAGGCAGGaccagccccagggccctgggctACGAACTAGGTTGCTGATCACAGCCTTGAttggggctgggctgggtggggtcTGGCTGGCCATGAGAGCTGAGAAGGAGCAGTGGCAGCAGCAACGACGGACAGAGGCCCTGCGCCAAGCTGCCGTGGGCCAGGGTGACTTCAGCCTGCTGGATCACCAGGGCCAGGCTCGCTGCAAAGCTGACTTCCGGGGCCAGTGGGTGCTGATGTACTTCGGCTTCACTCACTGCCCTGACATCTGCCCCGAGGAACTGGAGAAGCTGGTGCAGGTGGTGCGGCAGCTGGAGGCGGAGCCGGGCCTGCCCCCCGTGCAGCCCATCTTCATTACCGTGGACCCCGAGCGGGATGATGTGGCGGCCATGGCCCGCTATGTGCAGGACTTCCACCCCAGGCTGTTGGGCCTGACCGGCTCTGCTGAGCAGGTTGCCCAGGTGAGCCGCAGCTACCGCGTGTACTACAGCGCCGGCCCCAAGGACGAGGACCAGGATTATATCGTGGACCATTCCATCGCCATCTACCTGCTCAGCCCTGACGGCCTCTTCACAGACTACTACGGCAGGGCCAGGTCGGCCGAGCAGGTCGCAGACAGCGTGCGGCGCCATATGGCTGCCTTCCGCAGCGTCCTGCACTGAGCCGGGTCATTAAAAGGATGTGGTGgagctgtgtgtgcctgagaTCTGTACCAGCAGCCCCTGGAGGCCACGGCAGGAAAGGGTCTGGAGACATGGTAGCTTCCTGGGGTGCAGAGGACAGACAGCCCTTTCCTCCACACGGAATGGTTTTGTAAAGGTTTTTTAAAGGGATTGGCGGAATGACAACACTTTATTGGGCTGGGCGAGCCGGGAAGCAAAGTGGAGTGAGCAGACGCATGCCCAGCACCTGCGGGGGACAGGGCTTCAGGGCCCAACCCCGGTCTCAGTGCTCCCCACTCAGGGCTGGACCATGGAGGGGGCAGCATAGGTCTGGAAGCGCTTGTGGGCCCGCTGGTACGTGAGCAGTCTCAGGGACATGGTATCCACCGCCGCCTCTAGCCCAGGCTGCTGGGTGATCTCCACCGTGTAGTCATTAGCCTGTAGAGACAGACTGTCAGCAGAGACCAGGgacctcctccctcccaggctcCCAGGCCACTTACCAGCTGCAGGGAGGCCAGCATGGAACGACACACCTCAAAGGCAGGCTGGCCAGCCACCAACTCCGCAAAGGGACACCACTGGTTGAGTTGGCTGAACCTTGAGACTACCTGGTCCCCGTAAGTGTGGATGTCAAAGGGCACATGCTGCTCCTGCAAAGGGGAGGGGCAGGTCCTGGGGCTGGCCCAAGGCAGGCAGCAGGAGGCTCCAGCTGTCCACCAGAGGCCCTGGCCCAGCCCACCTCACCTGCTCCTGGAGCAGGGGCTGGATGACGTCCTCCCAGTCCCTGACGCGCTGGCTCAGCTCTGTCTCCTGGACGAATTTCTGCGAGGTGGCGATGAAGAGCTCCTGCGGGAGGAGCAGGGGCTGTCACCTCTGTGCAGCGCCCACCGCCCGGCTCCCCCACCCGCTCTGACCTGGGCCTACCACGTTCCTTCGGACCAGCTCCTCGTAGCTTAGGGACGCCGGCATGGCTTCTGCTTCTGGAAAAGGGCAGCCATGAGGTGCTCCGGCCGTGAGCCTcaccttctccttcctcccctcaggGTCCCCTGGCCGGCAGCCCACTCCCAGACCTACCCAGGTCTGCGTCTTCCCCAGGCTCGGCCCCCTCAGGCTCTGCGTACTCCTCGGGCTCTAGAAAGTCACCTGCTGGGAGGGGAGGACCCGAGCAGAAGGCAGGTTAGCCCACAGCCGGCGCTGAGCCCCGACCCAGCCTGCCCCAAGTAGGCACCCAC is a window encoding:
- the LOC132498647 gene encoding protein SCO2 homolog, mitochondrial, with the translated sequence MLLLAQAPKAWHRLFQLKPPALPRTPGGEAQHVRCRLLSRQGPAETGRQDQPQGPGLRTRLLITALIGAGLGGVWLAMRAEKEQWQQQRRTEALRQAAVGQGDFSLLDHQGQARCKADFRGQWVLMYFGFTHCPDICPEELEKLVQVVRQLEAEPGLPPVQPIFITVDPERDDVAAMARYVQDFHPRLLGLTGSAEQVAQVSRSYRVYYSAGPKDEDQDYIVDHSIAIYLLSPDGLFTDYYGRARSAEQVADSVRRHMAAFRSVLH